One region of Deltaproteobacteria bacterium genomic DNA includes:
- the dnaN gene encoding DNA polymerase III subunit beta — protein MNFTIKREVLLDGLQKTLGIVEKKTTLPILSNILLEAEDGLIKVVATDREISLVARYEASVTEAGKTTLSAKKLYEIVREIWGEEVHVSMDSRNIVTLTCQKTVYRIMGISADDYPSVVAEENIPLYPVSGNLLKEMVRKVYSAMSTDELRRNLNGIFLQIEKNSEGVTIRMVSTDGHRLSMVHKNLDATEFLDVPAGVILPRKGIGEIRKLVESDPEHVSIGLMGQMFIVRTTNVMLKVSLVNAEYPDYKRVIPTETGTVLFLPRDDFLHALRRMWVVVSSEEFRTVLLTIYENRMVLQSQHADVGEAREEIDVSYDGEKLEVGYNADYLMDAIEVVDGETIAFELGSGRKPGIVRSAGQDDYSCVVMPLII, from the coding sequence ATGAATTTCACGATCAAAAGAGAGGTTTTGCTCGATGGTTTGCAGAAAACGTTGGGGATTGTGGAAAAAAAAACAACCCTTCCCATCTTAAGCAACATTCTTTTAGAAGCGGAGGATGGGTTGATCAAGGTCGTGGCAACAGACCGTGAAATAAGTCTCGTTGCACGCTATGAGGCGTCTGTCACCGAAGCCGGAAAAACCACCCTGTCCGCAAAAAAACTTTACGAAATCGTACGGGAAATTTGGGGGGAAGAGGTTCATGTCAGTATGGATTCCCGTAACATTGTTACCCTCACTTGTCAAAAAACGGTGTACCGGATCATGGGGATATCCGCTGACGATTATCCCAGTGTTGTGGCCGAGGAAAACATACCATTGTACCCCGTTTCAGGAAATCTCCTCAAAGAAATGGTGCGTAAGGTTTATTCTGCGATGTCAACGGACGAATTGAGACGAAATTTGAATGGTATCTTTCTGCAAATTGAAAAAAATTCGGAAGGTGTTACCATCAGAATGGTTTCGACGGATGGACATCGCCTGTCTATGGTGCATAAAAATCTGGATGCAACAGAATTTCTTGATGTTCCCGCCGGGGTGATTCTTCCCAGAAAAGGAATTGGAGAAATCCGCAAACTGGTGGAAAGCGACCCTGAACATGTTTCCATAGGGTTAATGGGACAGATGTTTATCGTTCGAACGACGAATGTGATGCTGAAAGTAAGCTTGGTGAACGCGGAGTATCCGGATTACAAACGGGTGATTCCCACTGAAACAGGAACGGTTCTGTTTTTGCCTAGAGATGATTTTCTGCATGCCCTGAGGAGAATGTGGGTCGTCGTATCGTCCGAAGAATTTCGGACCGTTCTTTTGACTATCTACGAAAACCGGATGGTTCTTCAATCGCAGCATGCCGACGTCGGCGAAGCCAGGGAAGAAATTGATGTGTCTTACGATGGTGAAAAACTCGAAGTTGGATATAATGCTGATTACCTAATGGATGCCATTGAGGTGGTTGATGGTGAAACCATTGCATTTGAATTGGGTTCGGGGAGGAAACCGGGTATCGTCAGGTCTGCGGGTCAGGATGATTATTCGTGTGTGGTGATGCCGCTGAT
- the dnaA gene encoding chromosomal replication initiator protein DnaA produces MVQILWENTQKLIQEKIPKQNYETWIKPVRILSIEENQICFAVPNRFFKDWLLDNYRHTIQECLDITMGYNTNIVFVIAQGEGRNEVSEESGTRTYHVTAPQAPANTSRMQYHHTLNTNYAFDRFVVGSSNQFAHAASIAVAEHPAKNYNPFFIYGGVGLGKTHLLNAIGLLTYTLYPDMNVLYLSAEEFINELISSIRHDKMQKFRTKFRTIDCLLIDDIQFIAGKERTQEEFFHTFNTLHDSGKQIVMTSDNFPKDIPNLEGRLRSRFEWGLIADIQPPEIETRIAILEKKAQENHIELPHDAAMYIASHADSNIRELEGFLTQTIAYSSLTKKKISLDLVRQVLNRILKTNPKSTISIDDVMKAVSERFNLKISDLKSPKKNKHLASARQMAMYLSRKLTNSSFPDIGAKMGGRDHSTVIYADNKIKKLLETDHEMKKVLQDLEDEILQRR; encoded by the coding sequence ATCGTGCAGATTTTATGGGAAAATACTCAAAAGCTAATTCAGGAAAAAATTCCCAAACAGAACTATGAAACCTGGATCAAGCCTGTTAGAATTCTTTCCATCGAGGAAAACCAGATCTGCTTTGCCGTTCCCAATCGGTTTTTCAAAGACTGGCTTCTGGATAATTACCGCCATACAATTCAGGAATGTCTTGATATAACCATGGGCTATAATACGAATATTGTCTTTGTCATTGCTCAGGGTGAAGGGAGGAATGAGGTTTCTGAAGAAAGCGGCACCCGGACGTATCATGTAACAGCACCGCAGGCACCGGCAAACACGTCAAGAATGCAGTACCATCATACCTTAAATACCAATTACGCCTTTGACCGATTTGTTGTCGGGTCTTCCAACCAGTTTGCCCATGCGGCATCAATTGCCGTGGCGGAACATCCTGCGAAAAACTATAATCCTTTTTTCATTTACGGGGGGGTCGGGCTTGGGAAAACCCACCTGTTGAACGCTATAGGACTTTTAACCTACACGCTGTATCCGGACATGAATGTCCTGTACCTGTCCGCAGAAGAATTCATCAACGAACTGATCAGTTCCATCCGTCACGACAAAATGCAGAAATTCCGAACAAAATTTCGTACAATTGACTGTCTTCTGATTGACGATATTCAATTTATCGCTGGAAAGGAGCGTACCCAGGAGGAATTTTTTCACACGTTCAATACCCTGCACGATTCAGGAAAACAAATCGTTATGACAAGTGATAATTTTCCGAAAGATATTCCCAACCTGGAAGGACGTTTGCGATCGCGTTTCGAATGGGGCTTAATCGCCGATATCCAACCGCCGGAAATTGAAACAAGAATTGCGATACTGGAAAAAAAAGCCCAAGAAAATCACATTGAATTACCCCATGATGCAGCCATGTACATCGCGTCCCACGCAGACTCCAACATTCGTGAACTCGAGGGCTTCCTGACGCAAACCATCGCCTACTCCTCATTGACGAAAAAAAAGATCAGCCTGGACCTGGTCCGACAGGTGTTGAACAGAATATTAAAGACAAATCCAAAATCTACCATCTCCATCGACGATGTCATGAAAGCTGTTTCAGAACGCTTCAATCTCAAAATATCGGATCTCAAATCACCGAAAAAAAATAAACATCTTGCTTCGGCGCGTCAGATGGCCATGTATCTGTCCCGAAAACTGACCAACTCCTCGTTTCCGGACATCGGAGCAAAAATGGGGGGGCGTGACCACTCAACGGTGATTTATGCAGATAACAAAATAAAAAAGTTACTGGAAACGGATCATGAAATGAAAAAAGTCTTACAGGATTTGGAAGACGAAATTCTTCAACGTCGTTAA
- a CDS encoding ParB/RepB/Spo0J family partition protein produces the protein MPPKQSLGRGLEAMFPDLLADIAEIRDRPHLITCGIEEIQPNRFQPRKNFSDLEQKELVASVRKNGIIQPIVVRKTDMGYEIIAGERRWRAAQEAGLKNVPIIIRNASDIEAAELSLIENLQREELNPLEEASAYNTLVEIFGQTHENIAAKIGKDRSTIANTIRLLKLPGNIQRALVEKKITAGHARAILSLDAGPLQTSVFETIVKKEMNVRETERLIQAMKTPKRKKQVADREAYLYDLEKQLSNVLMTRVQIKKRIKNGSIEIRFSSTEELGRIVELLFTIHAD, from the coding sequence ATGCCACCCAAACAGTCCTTAGGCCGTGGATTGGAAGCCATGTTTCCCGACCTGCTGGCAGATATAGCAGAGATCAGGGACCGTCCTCATCTGATTACGTGCGGTATTGAGGAGATCCAACCGAATCGCTTTCAACCACGAAAGAATTTCAGCGACTTGGAACAGAAGGAACTTGTCGCATCCGTTCGTAAAAACGGTATTATTCAACCTATCGTCGTACGCAAAACCGATATGGGTTACGAAATCATTGCGGGAGAAAGACGGTGGCGTGCCGCCCAGGAGGCGGGTCTGAAAAATGTTCCTATCATTATCAGAAACGCCAGCGACATTGAGGCGGCGGAACTTTCCCTGATAGAAAACCTTCAGCGGGAAGAACTAAATCCTCTGGAAGAAGCCAGTGCGTATAATACCCTGGTTGAAATCTTTGGTCAGACACACGAAAACATTGCTGCAAAAATTGGCAAGGATCGATCCACCATCGCCAATACGATCCGCCTTCTGAAACTGCCCGGAAACATTCAACGTGCCCTGGTTGAAAAGAAAATTACGGCTGGCCATGCCCGCGCCATTCTTTCCCTAGACGCGGGTCCTTTACAGACATCGGTTTTTGAAACCATTGTGAAAAAAGAAATGAACGTACGAGAAACGGAAAGGCTCATCCAAGCCATGAAAACACCCAAACGGAAAAAACAAGTGGCCGACAGGGAAGCCTATCTGTACGATCTGGAAAAGCAACTATCAAACGTACTCATGACACGGGTACAGATCAAAAAAAGAATTAAAAATGGATCGATTGAAATCAGATTTTCCTCAACGGAAGAACTGGGAAGGATAGTTGAACTCCTGTTTACCATACATGCGGACTGA